In Agrobacterium sp. RAC06, a single window of DNA contains:
- the exbD gene encoding TonB system transport protein ExbD, whose translation MAGGIRENSSGDDLAENHEINVTPFIDVMLVLLIIFMVAAPLSTVDVNVDLPASTAKPAERPDEPVYVTLKEDMSLALGNDTVARETLGTSLDRMTEGNKDARIFLRADKTVDYGQFMEVMNLLRDAGYLKIALVGLEAVAAVPAPDAAAATEPVGPAP comes from the coding sequence ATGGCCGGTGGCATCAGAGAAAACAGTTCCGGCGACGATCTGGCCGAGAACCACGAGATCAACGTGACGCCGTTTATCGACGTCATGCTTGTGCTGTTGATCATCTTCATGGTCGCCGCGCCCTTGTCGACGGTCGATGTGAATGTCGATCTGCCCGCTTCCACGGCGAAGCCGGCCGAACGTCCCGATGAGCCCGTTTATGTCACTCTCAAGGAAGACATGAGCCTGGCGCTTGGAAACGATACCGTCGCACGCGAGACGCTCGGCACGTCGCTCGACCGGATGACCGAAGGCAACAAGGACGCGCGCATCTTCCTGCGTGCCGACAAGACGGTCGACTATGGTCAGTTCATGGAGGTCATGAACCTCTTGCGGGATGCGGGATACCTGAAGATCGCCCTCGTTGGGCTGGAAGCAGTTGCCGCCGTGCCGGCGCCTGATGCTGCTGCAGCGACAGAGCCCGTAGGACCGGCACCATGA
- a CDS encoding MgtC/SapB family protein yields MPSELNSFGTATTLELSAIVIRLLIAMVCGACIGVEREWRSHAAGLRTHILVCLSAAIVAILTIEIAHHGAFDRDEIRLDPIRLIEAVTAGVAFLAAGMIVFNKGEVKGLTTGAGLWFAGSIGLACGLGFWQIGLIASGFALSVLWLLRLLEHRLPLPPERD; encoded by the coding sequence ATGCCCTCTGAACTGAACAGTTTCGGCACCGCGACCACTCTGGAACTGTCGGCCATCGTCATCAGGCTACTGATCGCGATGGTCTGCGGCGCCTGTATCGGCGTGGAGCGCGAATGGCGCAGCCACGCTGCCGGCTTGCGCACCCACATCCTCGTCTGCCTGTCAGCGGCGATTGTTGCAATCCTGACCATCGAAATCGCTCATCACGGCGCCTTCGACCGAGACGAGATCCGTCTGGACCCCATCCGCCTGATTGAAGCCGTAACGGCAGGTGTTGCATTCCTCGCGGCAGGAATGATCGTCTTCAACAAGGGAGAGGTGAAAGGCCTGACGACGGGCGCCGGCCTCTGGTTTGCCGGGTCTATCGGCCTTGCCTGCGGGCTCGGCTTTTGGCAGATCGGCCTCATTGCAAGCGGCTTTGCGCTGAGCGTGCTGTGGCTGTTGCGGCTGCTTGAACACCGGCTGCCCCTACCTCCCGAGCGCGACTGA
- a CDS encoding response regulator: protein MRPGQPLAIDTILIVEDDVFISMDAADAVARAGVNVITTETVRDALEILENEHISGAILDFKVRDGAVTPIVQRLRRSGIPFRIVSGSAIREIEENGIPPELCAPKPADYGKVLVSILNDVLPQRPGGQH, encoded by the coding sequence ATGAGACCAGGACAGCCCCTTGCCATCGATACGATCCTCATTGTCGAAGACGATGTCTTCATTTCCATGGATGCCGCCGACGCGGTCGCCCGCGCTGGGGTCAATGTCATCACGACCGAAACGGTCCGAGACGCGCTCGAAATTCTCGAAAACGAACATATCTCAGGGGCGATCCTTGACTTCAAGGTTCGCGACGGGGCCGTGACGCCGATCGTTCAGCGGTTGCGCCGCAGCGGGATACCGTTTCGCATCGTCTCGGGATCTGCCATCCGGGAGATCGAGGAGAACGGCATACCGCCGGAGCTTTGCGCACCGAAGCCTGCAGACTACGGGAAGGTCCTGGTTTCCATTCTGAACGACGTGCTGCCGCAGCGACCGGGTGGTCAGCACTAA
- the exbB gene encoding tonB-system energizer ExbB, whose amino-acid sequence MPLNHSGPSLKRFGILLTFLLSASLVQAQQPAPAATETPVVAPQAGATTAPTASESSATSPRVVTQPDASAPPAATAAPVSPANPNSEASPPAPEAVAAPSAQAPVSDAANLPSAVQPADAAATGGEAAQSPTDPLASEVDAVPADTVTDVPPMKAMPHDLSPEGMFMAADWVVKSVMISLAVASVLTWTVWLAKSLQLFGARARAKRGLKAVTNARQLRDALQALENRGGVVATMVRAAQHEVSLSDAAIDQVGGEGVKERVGSALARIEAGAGRGMAKGTGVLASIGSTAPFVGLFGTVWGIMNSFIGIAETQTTNLAVVAPGIAEALLATAIGLVAAIPAVIIYNVFARSVTGYRQLLADAGAGIERLVSRDLDFRKSARIAQATKAMAMAAE is encoded by the coding sequence ATGCCGCTCAACCATTCGGGACCTTCGCTGAAGCGATTTGGCATTCTTCTTACTTTTCTTCTATCTGCATCACTGGTGCAGGCGCAGCAGCCGGCTCCGGCGGCCACGGAAACACCCGTCGTCGCGCCTCAGGCTGGCGCGACGACCGCGCCGACTGCAAGTGAAAGCTCTGCAACTTCGCCTCGCGTCGTGACGCAGCCCGACGCTTCCGCGCCTCCGGCAGCGACGGCCGCTCCCGTTTCGCCTGCCAACCCCAACAGTGAGGCTTCTCCACCAGCACCAGAGGCCGTGGCTGCTCCCAGCGCGCAGGCCCCAGTCTCCGACGCTGCCAACCTTCCTTCTGCCGTGCAGCCGGCCGATGCCGCTGCCACCGGCGGTGAAGCCGCGCAATCTCCGACGGATCCGCTTGCCTCCGAGGTCGATGCGGTGCCCGCCGACACGGTTACGGACGTGCCGCCGATGAAGGCCATGCCGCATGATCTCTCGCCTGAGGGCATGTTCATGGCTGCCGATTGGGTGGTCAAATCAGTGATGATTTCGCTGGCTGTGGCTTCGGTTCTGACCTGGACCGTGTGGCTCGCGAAATCCTTGCAGCTTTTCGGTGCGCGGGCACGCGCCAAGCGCGGCCTCAAGGCCGTCACGAATGCCCGCCAATTGCGTGATGCCCTTCAAGCCCTCGAAAATCGCGGCGGTGTGGTGGCGACCATGGTTCGTGCCGCCCAGCATGAGGTCAGTCTTTCCGATGCGGCAATCGACCAGGTCGGTGGCGAAGGCGTCAAAGAGCGCGTCGGCTCGGCGCTCGCCCGGATCGAAGCCGGGGCAGGACGCGGCATGGCGAAGGGCACGGGCGTTCTCGCCAGCATCGGCTCGACTGCGCCATTCGTCGGTCTGTTCGGCACGGTCTGGGGTATCATGAATTCGTTCATCGGCATTGCCGAGACGCAGACCACCAATCTTGCCGTCGTCGCGCCGGGTATCGCCGAGGCGCTTCTGGCAACGGCCATCGGTCTCGTCGCGGCCATTCCGGCTGTTATCATCTACAATGTCTTTGCACGCTCCGTGACGGGCTACCGCCAGCTTCTTGCCGACGCCGGGGCTGGCATCGAGCGGCTGGTCAGCCGTGATCTCGACTTCCGCAAGAGTGCCCGCATCGCTCAGGCGACCAAGGCCATGGCGATGGCGGCGGAGTGA
- a CDS encoding bifunctional aminoglycoside phosphotransferase/ATP-binding protein gives MPVEDQSAAIAFLRDPGSHGITSPVEVIETHISLIFLAGDKAYKLKRAVKLPYADFSTLDLRKRYCHREVELNCRTAPEIYSGVRSIGRDANGDVAFDAEASPIDYVVEMHRFSQDKLFDRMAETGSLPKTLMEETAERIADFHGMAEVLHTGSGEANLAAVLDINHAAFSAVPLFSADETNRLNRLFRDALDRHASLLNEREQDGMIRHCHGDLHLHNIFLGPEGPRMFDCIDFNEGLATSDILYDLAFLLMDLWHRNLPEYANAVVNRYLDRTGDDAGFGLLPFLLGLRAAIRAHVGATLVRNLGDRTGHGAEEAIAYRDLALELLQRKEPMLVAIGGLSGSGKSTLAEAMAPRLGLAPGARLLESDRLRRAMLGHARGHPMPQHAYKPETSARVYATLAEKAGMVLRSGGCVVANAVFAHADERMAIEEVARANHVPFVGLWLEADPAVLRARVEARPVVDSDATVSVLDKQLESGTGPIGWHRIDAASPPASVAQAALDLAAACKLSEG, from the coding sequence ATGCCAGTCGAGGACCAGTCCGCCGCCATCGCCTTTCTCCGCGATCCCGGGAGCCATGGCATCACCTCGCCAGTCGAGGTGATCGAAACCCACATCTCCCTCATCTTCCTGGCCGGCGACAAGGCCTACAAGCTGAAGCGCGCGGTGAAGCTGCCCTATGCCGACTTCTCGACGCTCGATCTCAGAAAACGATACTGCCATAGAGAAGTAGAGCTGAACTGCCGAACCGCGCCGGAGATCTACTCCGGTGTGAGGTCCATCGGCCGAGACGCAAACGGCGATGTCGCCTTCGACGCTGAAGCGTCACCTATCGACTACGTGGTCGAGATGCACCGCTTCTCGCAGGACAAGCTGTTCGACAGGATGGCGGAAACGGGCAGCTTGCCGAAGACCTTGATGGAAGAAACGGCCGAGCGCATTGCAGACTTTCACGGGATGGCGGAGGTGCTGCATACGGGTAGCGGTGAAGCCAACCTCGCCGCTGTTCTCGATATCAACCATGCAGCTTTTTCCGCCGTGCCGCTCTTCTCAGCCGACGAGACAAACCGTCTGAACAGGCTCTTCCGGGATGCCCTCGACCGCCATGCTTCATTGCTGAACGAGCGTGAGCAGGATGGCATGATCCGTCACTGCCACGGCGACCTTCATCTGCATAACATCTTCCTCGGGCCCGAGGGTCCGCGCATGTTCGACTGCATAGACTTCAACGAAGGCCTTGCGACCTCCGACATCCTCTATGATCTTGCCTTTCTGTTGATGGATCTCTGGCATCGAAACCTGCCGGAGTATGCCAACGCCGTGGTCAATCGCTATCTCGATCGAACGGGCGATGACGCAGGCTTTGGGCTCCTGCCCTTCCTCCTGGGGCTGAGGGCCGCGATCCGCGCTCATGTCGGCGCGACACTGGTGCGCAACCTCGGAGATCGCACCGGCCATGGCGCAGAGGAAGCGATCGCCTACCGAGATCTGGCGCTCGAGCTGCTGCAGCGGAAGGAACCGATGCTGGTTGCCATCGGCGGGCTAAGCGGCTCTGGCAAATCCACCCTCGCCGAAGCCATGGCGCCCCGTCTGGGGCTTGCTCCCGGCGCGCGCCTGCTCGAGAGCGACCGCCTCCGCCGCGCAATGCTCGGCCATGCGCGAGGTCATCCCATGCCACAGCACGCCTACAAGCCGGAAACATCAGCACGCGTCTATGCGACCCTCGCCGAAAAGGCTGGCATGGTTCTGAGGTCGGGCGGCTGCGTCGTCGCCAATGCCGTCTTCGCCCATGCTGACGAAAGAATGGCCATTGAGGAGGTCGCGCGGGCGAACCATGTGCCGTTCGTCGGACTGTGGCTGGAGGCGGACCCGGCTGTTCTCAGAGCCCGCGTCGAGGCCCGACCGGTTGTCGACTCGGATGCGACGGTGAGCGTGCTCGACAAACAGTTGGAGAGCGGAACCGGTCCGATCGGCTGGCATCGCATCGATGCGGCAAGCCCCCCGGCATCCGTTGCGCAGGCTGCGCTGGATCTCGCGGCCGCCTGTAAACTCAGCGAAGGTTGA
- a CDS encoding riboflavin synthase, which translates to MYTGIVQTVAPIKSVIRHDGYTTFYVELPERLMVDLQLGASVSVEGVCLSVTSMDGTIVTFDAMDATLERTNLGMLQAGDRVNIERSAKPTDENGGHNIAGHIATTAELIAAKMEMPGAFIRFRVPEEWAKYVFKRGYLAVNGASLTVAEAKDDTFTINLIPETLRQTTFPRYKAGDALNIEVDHQTMVMVDVVERTLERLMSKRA; encoded by the coding sequence ATGTATACCGGCATCGTCCAGACAGTCGCCCCGATCAAGTCAGTCATCCGCCATGACGGCTACACGACGTTCTACGTCGAACTCCCCGAGCGGCTGATGGTGGATCTGCAACTGGGTGCAAGTGTTTCGGTCGAAGGCGTATGCCTTTCCGTGACCTCGATGGACGGCACAATCGTCACCTTCGACGCCATGGATGCGACGCTGGAGCGCACCAATCTGGGCATGCTGCAAGCCGGAGACCGGGTGAATATCGAGCGCTCGGCAAAGCCGACCGACGAAAATGGTGGCCACAACATTGCCGGGCACATCGCGACGACGGCAGAACTGATCGCTGCAAAGATGGAAATGCCGGGCGCGTTCATCCGCTTCCGCGTGCCCGAGGAGTGGGCGAAGTACGTCTTCAAGCGGGGCTATCTTGCCGTGAACGGCGCAAGCCTCACGGTGGCGGAGGCCAAAGACGACACATTTACGATCAACCTCATCCCGGAGACGCTGCGCCAAACCACGTTTCCACGTTACAAAGCTGGTGATGCGTTGAACATTGAGGTCGATCATCAGACCATGGTGATGGTTGACGTGGTTGAGCGCACACTTGAACGTCTGATGTCCAAGCGCGCCTGA
- the glgX gene encoding glycogen debranching protein GlgX, translating into MDAKSTHFHVTPGEWHSLGACFDGEGTNFALFSAHAERVELCLFDDSGSVEIARLELPEYTNEVWHGYVPGVRPGQLYGYRVHGPYEPENGHRFNPNKLLLDPYAREIVGDFAWSKAHFGYDLDAEEKDLTFNTLDSASCSPKCRVIDPNENRMSNGFARIPWSDTIVYETHVKGFTKLHPAIPDNLRGTFDGLGHKAAVDYVKSLGITSIELLPVHAFPDDSHLMDKGLHNFWGYNTIGFFSPASRYYGPKGLVGFRDMVRAFHDAGIEVILDVVYNHTAEGNELGPTLSFKGIDNFSYYRTMPDNHRYYINDTGTGNTVNTSHPRVLQMVMDSLRYWAEEMHVDGFRFDLGTILGREPEGFDQRGGFFDAVSQDPVLSKVKLIGEPWDIGPGGYHVGGFPPGWAEWNDKYRDSTREYWLNADNTSQDFAARLLGSGDIYDLRGRRPWASVNFITAHDGFTLNDLVSYDQKHNEANGEDNNDGHDHNRSHNYGHEGPTDDAEINAIRDRQKRNLLATLFFSHGTPMLLAGDEFGRSQMGNNNGYCQDSEISWLHWEDLPQSCEDLREFTRRLIALRKAQPLLRRSNWRDGMLIDWYHVEGGHQEPEHWFDGNPLALRLRRPDLEAEEGVWPEALLLFNPVAEDIDFVLPETGGGNWQLELTTFDVERHGDIAEEGKAFRLQARSLALLRRA; encoded by the coding sequence ATGGACGCCAAGAGCACGCATTTTCATGTCACGCCGGGCGAATGGCACAGTCTCGGCGCGTGCTTCGATGGAGAGGGCACGAACTTCGCTCTCTTTTCAGCCCATGCGGAACGTGTCGAGCTCTGCCTCTTTGACGACAGCGGCAGCGTCGAAATCGCCCGGCTTGAGCTTCCAGAATACACAAACGAAGTCTGGCATGGTTATGTCCCGGGCGTGCGCCCCGGACAGCTTTACGGCTACCGTGTCCACGGGCCCTATGAGCCGGAGAACGGTCATCGCTTCAATCCGAACAAACTACTCCTTGACCCCTATGCGCGCGAAATCGTCGGCGATTTCGCCTGGTCGAAGGCTCATTTCGGCTACGACCTGGATGCGGAAGAGAAGGACCTCACCTTCAACACGCTCGACAGCGCGTCATGCTCGCCGAAATGCCGGGTGATCGATCCGAATGAGAACCGCATGTCAAACGGCTTCGCCCGCATCCCCTGGTCCGACACGATCGTCTACGAGACCCATGTCAAAGGCTTCACCAAGCTGCATCCCGCGATCCCTGACAATCTCAGAGGCACATTCGACGGCCTCGGCCACAAGGCGGCCGTCGACTATGTAAAGAGCCTCGGCATCACCTCGATCGAACTTCTGCCCGTGCATGCCTTCCCGGACGATAGCCACCTGATGGACAAGGGGCTTCATAACTTCTGGGGTTACAACACGATCGGCTTCTTCTCGCCCGCGAGCCGCTACTACGGTCCCAAAGGTCTGGTGGGCTTTCGCGACATGGTCCGCGCGTTCCACGATGCCGGCATCGAGGTTATCCTTGACGTCGTCTACAACCATACGGCCGAAGGCAACGAACTCGGCCCGACGCTCTCCTTCAAGGGCATCGACAATTTCTCCTACTACCGGACGATGCCGGACAATCACCGCTACTACATCAACGACACGGGCACGGGAAATACGGTGAATACGTCCCACCCGCGCGTCCTGCAGATGGTGATGGACAGCCTGCGCTACTGGGCTGAGGAGATGCATGTCGACGGTTTCCGCTTCGATCTGGGTACGATCCTCGGCCGGGAACCGGAAGGCTTCGATCAGCGCGGCGGCTTCTTCGACGCCGTCAGCCAGGATCCCGTTCTCTCCAAGGTCAAGCTGATCGGCGAGCCCTGGGACATCGGCCCCGGCGGTTACCACGTCGGCGGCTTCCCGCCGGGCTGGGCCGAATGGAACGACAAGTATCGCGACTCGACCCGTGAATACTGGTTGAACGCCGACAACACCTCTCAGGACTTTGCCGCCCGCCTGCTAGGCTCAGGCGACATCTACGACCTGCGCGGCCGTCGCCCCTGGGCGAGCGTGAACTTCATCACCGCCCATGACGGCTTCACCCTGAACGACCTCGTGTCCTACGACCAGAAGCACAACGAAGCCAATGGCGAGGACAACAACGACGGCCACGACCATAATCGCAGCCACAACTACGGTCACGAAGGTCCGACGGACGATGCCGAGATCAATGCGATCCGCGACCGTCAGAAGCGCAATCTCCTGGCAACACTGTTCTTCTCGCACGGCACACCCATGCTGCTCGCGGGCGACGAATTTGGCCGCTCGCAGATGGGCAACAACAACGGCTATTGCCAGGACAGCGAGATCAGCTGGCTGCACTGGGAAGACCTACCGCAGTCCTGCGAGGATCTGCGGGAATTCACCCGCCGGCTGATAGCTCTTCGCAAGGCGCAACCTCTTCTGCGTCGCTCGAACTGGCGCGATGGCATGCTTATCGACTGGTACCATGTCGAAGGCGGCCATCAGGAGCCCGAACACTGGTTCGATGGAAACCCGCTGGCGCTGAGGCTCCGGCGACCTGATCTGGAGGCGGAAGAGGGTGTTTGGCCGGAGGCGCTCCTGCTCTTCAATCCGGTCGCCGAGGACATTGATTTCGTCCTACCTGAAACCGGCGGCGGGAACTGGCAACTCGAGCTGACGACCTTCGATGTGGAGCGGCACGGCGATATCGCGGAAGAAGGCAAGGCGTTCAGGCTGCAGGCACGATCGCTTGCGCTGCTCAGACGCGCCTGA
- a CDS encoding 1-phosphofructokinase family hexose kinase encodes MTKILCLALNPAIDISSDAEVVRHTHKTRTYNQQQFPGGGGINVARVIVTLGGTCELMFLSGGATGELLEAMLKPLPIMERTFRIHDPVRVAFAVHETSTNLEYRFVPEGPLVTEEELKPVFDAVEASDAEYVVASGSLPRGLPDDTYVRLADLVAARGGKFVLDTSGNPLAQALSRSRMFLVKPSHGEFEAFLGRKLAHDEVGPAAQAHVRTGAAEHIAVTLGGDGAILASADEIIRLPAIDVPVNSATGAGDSFVAGMVWSLAQGYTIGDAFRFGQAAGAATVMTSGTELCRQKDVIDLYERERQRAS; translated from the coding sequence ATGACCAAAATCCTTTGCCTCGCACTCAATCCGGCGATCGACATCTCCAGCGATGCGGAGGTGGTGCGTCACACCCACAAGACCCGGACCTATAATCAGCAGCAATTTCCAGGTGGTGGCGGGATCAATGTCGCCCGCGTCATCGTCACCCTCGGCGGGACATGCGAGTTGATGTTCCTGTCGGGTGGGGCCACGGGCGAATTGCTCGAGGCCATGTTGAAACCCCTGCCGATCATGGAGCGAACATTCCGGATTCACGATCCCGTCCGTGTGGCTTTTGCGGTGCACGAGACCTCGACCAATCTCGAATATCGTTTCGTGCCGGAAGGGCCTCTAGTGACGGAGGAGGAGCTTAAGCCCGTATTCGATGCCGTCGAAGCCAGTGATGCCGAATATGTCGTTGCAAGTGGCAGCCTGCCAAGGGGCCTACCGGATGACACCTATGTCCGTCTCGCGGATCTCGTCGCGGCGCGGGGCGGCAAGTTTGTCCTCGATACATCGGGAAATCCGCTTGCGCAGGCGTTGTCGCGATCGCGCATGTTCCTCGTGAAGCCGAGCCACGGTGAGTTCGAAGCCTTCCTGGGGCGCAAGCTGGCGCATGACGAGGTGGGACCTGCAGCACAAGCGCATGTTCGAACGGGCGCTGCCGAACATATTGCCGTCACCCTGGGGGGCGACGGTGCGATCCTCGCCTCTGCCGATGAGATCATTCGACTGCCGGCAATCGATGTGCCGGTCAATTCTGCGACCGGGGCCGGCGACAGCTTTGTCGCAGGCATGGTTTGGTCACTTGCCCAAGGCTACACAATCGGCGACGCCTTTCGTTTCGGTCAGGCGGCTGGTGCTGCGACGGTCATGACATCGGGCACGGAACTCTGCCGCCAGAAGGACGTCATCGATCTCTACGAGCGCGAGCGGCAAAGAGCCAGTTGA
- a CDS encoding energy transducer TonB: MIEPRSTKRILGEGLLWTTAGVLIATAHAGAVAVLLREPDMVMADSGPPPAIMIELAPEPEAVITDETEISTEQVDAEEVKTATSEPLPEPIPEPVEQPLPEPPPPEPEPEPEPEVTELQPEVPPLIEPEPLPEIDPIEQMVMAELENVEVPIPMLRPPAPKPEIEKKKEPAPKKVVKKQAQPPASQAARTAKAEVAQSTRNAAAATASGAGRSVSPARWQSRLMSHLERRKRYPSAARSNREEGTVYVRFRIDDSGNVLSVSLSRSSGFPTLDNAVLDMVRAASPVPAPPVGVNKTITAPVRFNLR; the protein is encoded by the coding sequence ATGATCGAGCCTCGCTCCACGAAACGGATCCTTGGTGAAGGGCTGTTGTGGACAACGGCCGGGGTCCTGATCGCCACGGCCCATGCGGGTGCGGTGGCTGTTCTGTTGCGCGAACCGGACATGGTGATGGCCGATAGCGGGCCGCCGCCAGCGATCATGATCGAGCTTGCGCCGGAACCTGAGGCCGTCATCACAGACGAGACCGAGATCTCGACCGAACAGGTCGATGCAGAAGAGGTCAAGACCGCAACCAGCGAGCCGCTGCCGGAACCCATCCCGGAGCCTGTGGAGCAGCCTCTCCCGGAGCCGCCGCCTCCAGAGCCTGAGCCAGAACCAGAACCCGAGGTCACAGAACTTCAGCCCGAAGTGCCGCCGCTGATCGAGCCCGAGCCGCTGCCGGAGATCGATCCGATCGAACAGATGGTGATGGCGGAACTGGAGAATGTCGAGGTTCCGATCCCGATGCTGCGGCCGCCCGCGCCGAAACCGGAAATCGAGAAGAAGAAAGAACCGGCGCCGAAGAAAGTGGTCAAGAAGCAGGCCCAGCCTCCCGCGTCGCAGGCGGCCCGCACGGCCAAGGCCGAGGTCGCCCAATCGACCCGCAATGCGGCTGCGGCAACCGCCAGCGGTGCCGGTCGGAGTGTTTCGCCGGCGAGATGGCAGTCGCGTCTGATGTCCCATCTCGAACGTCGCAAGCGTTACCCGAGTGCTGCCCGCAGCAACCGGGAAGAAGGCACCGTCTACGTCCGGTTCCGGATCGACGATTCCGGCAATGTGCTGTCCGTCTCGCTTTCGCGCTCGTCGGGCTTTCCGACGCTCGACAACGCGGTTCTCGACATGGTGCGCGCTGCTTCGCCGGTGCCGGCCCCCCCTGTCGGGGTCAACAAGACGATCACGGCACCCGTCCGCTTCAACCTTCGCTGA
- a CDS encoding DUF3008 family protein, whose amino-acid sequence MPAKSKAQQKAAGAALAAKRGEAKVSDLKGASRSMEHSMSKKELEELASTKRQGKPEHVEGKS is encoded by the coding sequence ATGCCGGCGAAATCGAAGGCGCAGCAGAAGGCGGCTGGTGCTGCACTGGCCGCCAAGCGGGGTGAGGCTAAGGTGTCCGATCTCAAGGGCGCGTCGCGCAGCATGGAACATAGCATGAGCAAGAAGGAGCTCGAAGAGCTCGCCTCAACGAAGCGTCAGGGCAAGCCCGAACATGTCGAGGGCAAGTCATGA
- a CDS encoding SDR family oxidoreductase translates to MRRGELDGRTAVVTGAGSGIGKGASLNLAKGGAFVGLLGRTREELDETLAEIRAAGGDGMVLVADVSDHHEMEQALTRLTDERKRLDIVIANAGINGTWAPIDDLKPEEFDKTIAINLRGTYLTLHHAVPHMKKNGGSIVVISSINGTRTFTSPGATAYSATKAAQLAMVQQLALELGRHGIRINAVCPGAIETEIDDNTHIRKKDQTEVPVTFPDGDIPLTGGEPGTIEEVADVIGFLTSDASRHVTGTPIWVDGGQSLLR, encoded by the coding sequence ATGAGGCGCGGCGAACTCGACGGGAGAACCGCCGTGGTGACCGGAGCGGGCTCCGGGATCGGCAAGGGCGCTTCTCTCAATCTGGCAAAGGGTGGTGCCTTTGTCGGTCTGCTGGGGCGGACACGAGAGGAGTTGGACGAGACGCTCGCGGAGATCCGCGCAGCCGGGGGCGACGGGATGGTCCTGGTCGCCGATGTGAGCGATCATCATGAGATGGAGCAGGCGTTGACGCGACTGACCGACGAACGAAAGCGGCTGGACATTGTCATTGCGAATGCCGGGATCAACGGCACCTGGGCGCCGATCGATGACCTCAAGCCCGAGGAATTCGACAAGACGATCGCGATCAACCTGCGCGGCACCTATCTCACGCTGCATCATGCTGTGCCGCATATGAAGAAAAATGGCGGCTCGATCGTGGTGATCTCCTCGATCAACGGAACCCGGACGTTCACCTCACCGGGTGCAACAGCCTATTCGGCGACCAAGGCCGCCCAACTTGCCATGGTGCAGCAATTGGCGCTCGAGCTCGGCCGCCATGGCATCCGGATCAATGCAGTTTGCCCGGGCGCGATCGAGACCGAAATCGACGACAACACGCATATTCGCAAGAAGGATCAGACCGAGGTACCGGTGACCTTCCCTGACGGCGACATTCCTTTGACGGGTGGGGAACCCGGCACGATAGAGGAGGTGGCCGATGTGATCGGTTTTCTCACGTCTGATGCATCGCGCCATGTGACCGGAACGCCGATCTGGGTCGATGGTGGCCAGAGCCTGTTGAGGTAG